A DNA window from Vibrio tarriae contains the following coding sequences:
- a CDS encoding ATP-binding SpoIIE family protein phosphatase has product MIVDDHGTNRELCRFILAHIASHIDTFENGQQAIDAMREMEILPDIILLDVMMPIKDGFATAKEIRQAFVKHHIPIIFLTVLDDRDSFEKCLALGDDFILKPVERSVLIAKVQAHYRIVKMHNEVMEQRDELRHFREQVQYDYAISESIFTNLMEEMCHQVEHIFGIHYISTASTIFNGDLIVVANRPHGGVYVMIADATGHGLPAAISTIPATRTFFSTAQKGLSLGEMVIELNHSLERFLPVGMMLAASVFEVRANGFEISWWGGGLPEAYLLDHQGNIVSRLISNHMPLGVLPSNEFEADVQHFKLEPNQKLVCYTDGIIEAMNEKGEHFGQARLEQVLTKAYSEALIPTLYDAVKKFSNRGKGDDLSILTMTFPITNSNSSDKALPKVVLSCIPLQTELHFPADVLRKVSLMNEVRRFLTGIVSGGEDLDLLCSVLSELFANAIEHGLLELDSSLKETPDGFFEFYQLRDKRLKILPEYHWLILKVNYQPDKQRIEIDLEHSGKGFDCQALKDTNNQKSYGRGIMLATQLCESLEYSNQGRRVTATYIFNSRDTFI; this is encoded by the coding sequence ATGATAGTGGATGATCACGGTACTAACCGTGAATTGTGCCGGTTTATCTTGGCGCACATCGCATCACACATAGATACGTTTGAAAATGGGCAGCAAGCGATTGATGCGATGCGAGAAATGGAAATCTTGCCTGATATCATTCTGCTGGATGTGATGATGCCGATTAAAGACGGGTTTGCGACAGCAAAAGAGATCCGCCAAGCGTTTGTGAAGCACCACATCCCGATCATTTTTCTAACGGTATTGGACGACCGTGATTCGTTTGAAAAGTGTTTGGCACTGGGTGACGATTTCATCCTAAAGCCGGTGGAACGCAGTGTGCTGATTGCCAAAGTGCAGGCGCATTATCGCATCGTGAAGATGCACAATGAGGTTATGGAACAGCGCGATGAGCTGCGCCATTTCCGTGAGCAAGTCCAATATGACTATGCGATTTCTGAATCGATTTTCACTAATTTGATGGAAGAAATGTGCCATCAAGTTGAGCACATTTTCGGGATCCACTATATCTCGACAGCATCAACCATTTTTAATGGTGATTTGATTGTGGTCGCGAACCGACCTCACGGTGGGGTATACGTCATGATTGCGGATGCCACAGGCCATGGTTTGCCTGCGGCTATCTCGACCATCCCTGCCACTCGAACTTTCTTCTCCACCGCACAAAAAGGCTTATCGCTGGGAGAAATGGTGATTGAACTCAATCACTCTTTAGAGCGTTTTTTACCGGTAGGAATGATGCTGGCCGCCAGCGTGTTTGAGGTGCGTGCCAATGGCTTTGAAATTTCTTGGTGGGGCGGTGGTTTGCCAGAAGCATATTTACTTGATCATCAAGGGAATATTGTGAGTCGCTTAATCTCCAACCATATGCCGCTTGGCGTATTGCCTTCTAATGAGTTTGAAGCGGATGTGCAGCATTTCAAACTGGAGCCTAACCAAAAGCTGGTGTGCTATACCGATGGCATCATCGAAGCGATGAACGAAAAAGGTGAGCATTTTGGCCAAGCTCGTCTTGAGCAAGTACTCACCAAAGCTTATTCAGAAGCCTTGATCCCTACTTTGTATGATGCGGTTAAAAAATTCTCCAATCGCGGGAAAGGGGATGATCTCTCCATCTTGACCATGACTTTCCCTATTACCAATAGCAACTCGAGCGATAAAGCCTTGCCCAAGGTGGTGCTGAGCTGTATCCCACTACAGACGGAATTGCATTTCCCAGCCGATGTACTGCGAAAAGTTTCACTGATGAATGAGGTACGTCGCTTTTTAACTGGGATTGTCAGTGGTGGCGAAGATCTCGATTTACTCTGCTCTGTACTGTCGGAGCTTTTTGCCAATGCCATAGAGCACGGGCTATTGGAGCTTGATTCCTCATTGAAAGAGACACCGGACGGATTTTTTGAATTTTATCAGCTACGTGATAAGCGCTTAAAAATCTTGCCGGAGTATCACTGGCTGATCCTCAAGGTCAACTATCAACCTGACAAGCAGCGTATCGAAATCGATTTAGAACACAGTGGTAAAGGTTTTGACTGCCAAGCTTTAAAGGATACGAACAATCAGAAAAGCTATGGGCGAGGTATTATGCTGGCTACCCAGTTGTGTGAATCACTGGAATACTCGAATCAAGGCCGCCGCGTCACGGCGACATACATTTTTAATTCTCGGGATACCTTCATCTAA
- a CDS encoding BtpA/SgcQ family protein codes for MNWTKQILKTDKPIIAMCHIRALPGDPGYDKAAGMKWVIEKAREDLHALQAGGVDSVMFSNEFSLPYLTKVKTETVAAMARIIGELMPEIDVPFGVNVLWDPVASMDLAQATGAKFVREIFTGVYASDFGIWDTNCGETIRHQYRIGADEVKTLFNIVPEAAQYLAHRDIASIAKTTVFNCKPDAVCVSGMTAGAATDTNMLTQVKQAIPNTLVFANTGVRVNTVREQLSIADGAVVGTTFKQDGDFNKFVDEQRVREFMSEVKRLRNQ; via the coding sequence ATGAACTGGACAAAGCAGATTTTAAAAACCGACAAACCGATCATCGCCATGTGTCACATCCGTGCCTTGCCGGGCGATCCGGGGTATGACAAAGCGGCAGGAATGAAATGGGTCATTGAAAAAGCCCGTGAAGATTTACATGCACTGCAAGCAGGTGGAGTGGATTCAGTCATGTTCTCCAATGAGTTTTCGTTGCCCTACCTGACCAAAGTGAAAACGGAAACGGTGGCGGCGATGGCGCGCATCATTGGTGAATTAATGCCAGAGATCGATGTGCCTTTTGGCGTCAATGTGCTGTGGGATCCTGTGGCTTCTATGGACTTGGCTCAGGCAACAGGGGCGAAATTTGTACGCGAAATCTTTACCGGCGTATATGCCAGTGATTTCGGAATATGGGATACCAATTGCGGTGAGACGATTCGCCACCAATACCGGATTGGTGCGGATGAAGTGAAAACCTTATTCAACATTGTTCCTGAAGCAGCGCAGTATCTCGCGCATCGTGATATTGCCAGCATTGCTAAGACCACCGTCTTTAACTGTAAGCCGGACGCGGTTTGTGTTTCAGGTATGACGGCAGGGGCGGCGACCGACACCAATATGCTGACGCAGGTCAAGCAAGCCATTCCTAATACGCTAGTGTTTGCAAACACTGGGGTACGAGTGAATACCGTGCGAGAGCAGTTATCCATTGCGGATGGCGCGGTGGTAGGCACTACTTTTAAACAAGATGGAGACTTCAATAAATTTGTCGATGAACAACGAGTTAGAGAATTTATGTCAGAAGTGAAGCGTTTACGTAACCAATAA
- a CDS encoding autoinducer 2 ABC transporter substrate-binding protein, producing MKLSTTKVLAASLLAGCISSVANAADKEFVTVPKAVGLNWFNRMEEGVVRFGTDNPGIATFQQGPSKFDAALQVQVIEDLIARKVDAINVVPFQAESLEPVLKKARSQGIVVVAHEASNLTNIDYDVEAFDNQAYGRFLMDQLAQGMNQEGQYAVFVGSLTSTTHMTWVNAAIDYQKATYPKMELVGGINESSDDIKNSYAKTRELLRTYPKLKGIQGSSALDVVGAGQAIEEAGLEDKVTVVGTSIVSYAGDLLKTGAIDVITAWDPAVAGYAMNKVASMVINGESITDGMDLGVEGYNKITLDGKVIYGSAWIRVTKDNMSDYNF from the coding sequence ATGAAACTGTCTACAACAAAAGTGCTGGCGGCATCGTTGCTTGCCGGATGCATTTCCAGTGTAGCGAACGCTGCCGACAAAGAGTTTGTCACCGTGCCAAAAGCGGTTGGACTCAACTGGTTTAACCGAATGGAAGAAGGGGTGGTGCGCTTTGGTACGGACAATCCGGGAATCGCGACTTTCCAACAAGGTCCATCCAAGTTTGATGCAGCGTTGCAGGTACAGGTGATTGAAGATCTGATTGCGCGCAAAGTCGATGCGATCAATGTGGTGCCATTTCAAGCCGAGTCGCTTGAGCCAGTACTGAAGAAGGCTCGTTCACAAGGCATTGTGGTGGTCGCGCATGAAGCATCCAACCTCACCAATATCGACTATGACGTAGAGGCGTTTGACAATCAGGCGTATGGCCGCTTCTTAATGGATCAATTGGCGCAAGGGATGAATCAAGAAGGCCAATATGCAGTGTTTGTCGGAAGTTTAACGTCCACCACTCACATGACTTGGGTTAATGCAGCGATTGATTATCAAAAAGCCACGTACCCCAAAATGGAGTTGGTGGGAGGCATTAACGAAAGCAGTGATGACATCAAAAATTCTTACGCGAAAACCCGAGAATTATTGAGAACCTATCCGAAACTAAAAGGCATCCAAGGATCCTCTGCATTGGATGTGGTGGGTGCAGGTCAAGCCATTGAAGAAGCAGGGCTAGAAGATAAAGTCACTGTAGTTGGAACCAGTATCGTCTCTTATGCCGGTGATCTGCTGAAAACCGGAGCCATCGATGTGATCACCGCTTGGGATCCCGCCGTTGCAGGCTACGCAATGAATAAAGTCGCCAGCATGGTGATCAATGGAGAATCGATCACTGACGGTATGGATCTTGGTGTTGAGGGTTACAACAAAATCACCTTGGATGGCAAAGTGATTTATGGCTCAGCGTGGATCCGTGTCACCAAAGACAACATGTCTGACTATAACTTCTAG
- a CDS encoding sugar ABC transporter ATP-binding protein: MQGLPLVQVKNVSKSFAGVRALNDVSFSIYPGERLTLVGENGSGKSTIIKIIAGVQPYDEGEILIAGHDYPKLTPKEAISAGIQVIYQDFSLFPNLTVAENLAFNAHVASGDWRMDWHQTEQIAKQALARIGVEIPLDELAGNLSAADRQLIAIAKALLKNTSLIIMDEPTTALTKKEVKNLLWIIDELKAQGIAIVFVSHKMEEVLTVSDRVVVLRNGELIMEQPIEVLDRQAIVEAMSGVRLEETKAQAKPRTGQPLLTVKSLALPPALVDASFDLYPGQVLGVTGLLGSGRAELARALMGIVPASSGVLCIDGHPVTIGNVADALQHRIALVPEDRLSEGLFIDNSIGFNMMCRVLHEFESELKLLDWAALKQKAQQWVDALKVKTNDCRLPVSSLSGGNQQKVVLAKWLAFNPRILILVGPTVGVDIRAKMEIIDKIHQLAEQGLSVIVITDDIPELLQVSNAVMVMTRGRSSEVVSIDEVDEQWVIRQLAFEGEEA, encoded by the coding sequence ATGCAAGGCCTACCACTCGTTCAAGTGAAAAATGTCAGTAAAAGCTTTGCCGGTGTGCGGGCCTTAAATGACGTCTCATTCAGTATTTATCCGGGTGAGCGTCTGACTCTAGTCGGGGAAAATGGTTCAGGGAAATCCACCATCATCAAAATCATCGCGGGAGTCCAACCGTATGATGAAGGCGAGATTCTGATTGCAGGGCATGATTACCCCAAGCTAACGCCAAAAGAAGCGATTAGCGCAGGCATTCAAGTGATTTACCAAGACTTCTCGCTTTTCCCCAATCTTACCGTGGCGGAAAACCTTGCGTTTAATGCCCATGTTGCATCGGGTGATTGGCGGATGGATTGGCATCAAACGGAACAGATTGCCAAGCAAGCCTTGGCGAGGATTGGGGTAGAAATCCCGCTCGATGAACTGGCGGGTAATCTTTCCGCTGCGGATCGCCAATTGATTGCCATCGCCAAAGCTCTGCTTAAAAACACGTCGCTGATCATTATGGATGAACCCACCACCGCACTGACCAAGAAAGAGGTGAAAAACCTACTGTGGATTATTGATGAACTGAAGGCGCAAGGCATCGCCATCGTCTTTGTCAGCCACAAAATGGAAGAAGTGTTGACCGTTTCGGATCGCGTCGTGGTACTGCGTAACGGTGAACTGATCATGGAACAGCCGATCGAAGTGTTAGATCGCCAAGCGATTGTCGAGGCCATGTCAGGGGTTCGACTTGAAGAGACCAAAGCGCAAGCCAAACCGCGAACGGGTCAGCCTCTACTCACAGTAAAAAGCTTGGCATTACCCCCCGCGTTAGTTGATGCCAGTTTTGATCTCTACCCTGGGCAAGTGTTGGGAGTCACGGGCTTGCTTGGTTCAGGCCGTGCCGAATTGGCGCGTGCTTTAATGGGGATTGTCCCGGCAAGTTCGGGCGTTTTGTGCATTGATGGACACCCCGTCACCATCGGCAATGTTGCCGATGCTTTGCAACATCGTATCGCTTTAGTACCGGAAGATCGCTTGTCTGAAGGCTTATTCATCGATAATTCCATCGGCTTTAACATGATGTGTCGGGTTCTGCACGAGTTTGAATCAGAGCTGAAGTTATTGGATTGGGCAGCACTTAAGCAGAAAGCCCAGCAGTGGGTCGACGCCTTAAAAGTCAAAACCAATGACTGTCGGCTGCCGGTCAGTTCACTCTCTGGTGGTAACCAGCAAAAGGTGGTGTTAGCCAAATGGCTGGCCTTTAACCCGCGAATTTTAATTCTGGTTGGCCCGACCGTGGGGGTCGATATTCGAGCCAAAATGGAAATCATCGACAAAATTCATCAGTTGGCTGAACAAGGGCTGAGCGTCATTGTGATCACCGATGATATTCCCGAGCTACTGCAAGTTTCCAATGCCGTGATGGTCATGACCAGAGGCCGCTCATCCGAGGTGGTATCGATTGATGAAGTGGATGAGCAATGGGTCATTCGACAGCTGGCTTTTGAGGGAGAAGAGGCATGA
- a CDS encoding ABC transporter permease, whose product MKAFLKSHEFIILSAIVLYGATVAVINPEAFFTLSTLFDLLKGASIHGILALGVLLVILTGGVDLSFPAVGAFSSYVAILLFKSMGWSSLAGIFAVAIVIGIVLGMFNGYLVHKLRAPAMIVTLGTSSVLYGTLLFVFGSTVIFSLPVALRKFSNTAVVSAESVAGTTSLHPVVLIWLALAALCFFFLTYTLRGRFLYAAGGNYSVCERAGIHMLGLQIMVFSVVGALSAIAAVSFSGLYRMASPITFLGEELDVIAAVVLGGTSIMGGRGTVLGTLLGVLLITLMKNSLILIGIPSEWQKFMVGVLLLIGVTGPILHQRYKQKSAVKARAKAPLTLHMEKR is encoded by the coding sequence ATGAAAGCATTTTTAAAATCACATGAGTTCATTATTTTGTCTGCCATCGTGTTGTATGGCGCGACCGTTGCGGTGATCAACCCTGAAGCCTTTTTTACCCTCTCAACCTTATTCGACCTTTTAAAAGGGGCTTCGATTCACGGCATTTTGGCGCTTGGAGTACTGTTGGTGATTTTGACCGGTGGGGTCGATCTCTCTTTCCCTGCAGTCGGTGCATTTTCGAGTTATGTCGCGATCTTGCTTTTTAAATCCATGGGGTGGTCATCACTAGCCGGAATTTTTGCGGTGGCGATAGTGATCGGGATTGTGCTCGGCATGTTCAATGGCTATTTGGTACATAAGCTGCGAGCTCCTGCCATGATTGTGACACTGGGGACTTCAAGCGTGCTTTACGGCACCTTGCTGTTTGTGTTTGGCAGTACCGTGATCTTCTCGCTGCCTGTTGCGTTGCGGAAATTTTCAAATACAGCCGTTGTATCGGCGGAATCCGTTGCGGGTACCACCTCATTGCATCCCGTTGTACTTATCTGGCTGGCTCTGGCGGCGCTGTGCTTTTTCTTTCTCACTTACACTTTACGTGGACGGTTCTTGTATGCCGCAGGGGGCAACTACAGCGTATGTGAGCGTGCGGGCATTCACATGCTTGGGCTGCAAATCATGGTCTTCTCCGTAGTAGGTGCTTTGTCTGCGATTGCAGCGGTGTCCTTCAGTGGCCTGTATCGAATGGCATCTCCGATCACCTTTTTAGGAGAAGAGTTAGATGTGATTGCCGCTGTGGTTTTAGGGGGTACCTCAATCATGGGGGGGCGCGGAACCGTATTAGGCACTCTACTTGGGGTTTTGCTGATCACCTTGATGAAAAACAGCTTAATCCTGATTGGTATCCCCTCTGAGTGGCAAAAATTTATGGTGGGTGTGTTGCTACTGATTGGCGTGACAGGCCCAATACTCCATCAACGCTATAAACAGAAAAGTGCGGTGAAAGCTCGTGCTAAAGCTCCCCTGACTCTTCATATGGAGAAAAGATAA
- a CDS encoding ABC transporter permease, with translation MFGRFSSDHGMLSRPQERLHVRVLAIAIAIVLVVLLAVQGSQFLSVTNFQSMAFQSAELGLLTLAMALAILLAGIDLSILAIANLSAIAVASYLKSVDGAAFGLFDVGIAVMIAIVVGVVCGAINGLLIGFLSVPAILATLATMTLYGGFAIGFTGGSAISAMPEGFAVLGNGTLFGVPVPLLIFLLFGLGLWLILEKTILGTEMYCVGSNPKASLYSGIDIRWVYFKTHTLIGVIAAITGLVILSRTNSANPDYGSSYILSTILIVALGGISVLGGKGKISGVILAIALLQLFSTGLNMMLYKTSGSNFLKDVIWGLLLLFVIAVMHFFQQQGRK, from the coding sequence ATGTTTGGTCGATTTTCATCGGATCACGGCATGCTAAGTCGCCCGCAAGAACGCTTACATGTGCGTGTACTCGCTATCGCGATTGCGATTGTGTTGGTGGTTTTACTTGCGGTACAAGGCAGCCAATTTTTATCGGTCACCAACTTCCAGTCGATGGCATTTCAAAGTGCGGAGTTAGGGCTTCTGACATTAGCCATGGCCTTGGCGATTTTGTTAGCTGGGATAGATCTGTCCATACTGGCTATCGCTAACCTCTCAGCCATCGCGGTGGCCAGTTACTTGAAAAGTGTGGATGGCGCGGCGTTTGGGCTTTTCGATGTTGGCATTGCGGTCATGATTGCCATTGTGGTTGGGGTAGTGTGTGGCGCAATCAATGGCTTGTTGATCGGTTTCCTCTCTGTTCCTGCAATTTTGGCGACACTAGCCACGATGACGTTATATGGCGGTTTTGCCATCGGGTTTACTGGGGGTTCAGCCATTTCAGCCATGCCAGAGGGATTTGCTGTGCTCGGTAATGGGACTCTCTTCGGGGTGCCCGTCCCTCTATTGATTTTCTTGCTGTTTGGTCTTGGGTTATGGCTGATTTTGGAAAAAACCATTTTGGGTACAGAGATGTATTGCGTCGGCAGTAACCCGAAAGCTTCACTTTATAGCGGTATCGATATCCGTTGGGTTTATTTTAAAACCCATACCCTCATCGGTGTTATCGCTGCGATTACTGGGTTAGTTATCCTATCGCGCACCAACTCCGCGAACCCCGATTATGGTTCTTCTTACATTTTGAGCACCATATTGATTGTGGCACTTGGCGGCATCTCCGTCTTAGGGGGAAAAGGCAAGATTTCAGGGGTGATACTTGCCATAGCACTACTACAGCTCTTTTCTACAGGTCTAAACATGATGCTGTACAAAACCAGCGGCAGTAATTTTCTTAAGGATGTGATTTGGGGGCTGTTACTGCTCTTCGTCATCGCCGTCATGCACTTTTTCCAACAACAAGGACGAAAATAA